In Parafrankia irregularis, one genomic interval encodes:
- a CDS encoding cytochrome c oxidase subunit 3, producing the protein MTTTQAPPVEAAKARRVPGQPDMWVLVLVESLIFTSYFGVYLFYRAQHEAAFLQEQAHLDLWLGIIDTIVLLTSSWSVARCVQNARAGRYRAAVRDACVTAALGLLFLALKIAEWAGHITAGHTLTSGEFFTHYFFLTAIHAVHLMVGLVVVGIVVRQLADPRRRDQQVVETCATYWHTVDFLWVLIFALLYVAR; encoded by the coding sequence ATGACGACCACGCAGGCGCCGCCCGTCGAGGCGGCGAAGGCCCGGCGGGTGCCCGGCCAGCCGGACATGTGGGTCCTCGTTCTCGTCGAGTCCCTCATCTTCACGTCCTACTTCGGCGTGTACCTCTTCTACCGTGCCCAGCACGAGGCGGCCTTTCTCCAGGAGCAGGCACACCTCGACCTCTGGCTCGGGATCATCGACACCATCGTCCTGCTGACGAGCTCGTGGTCGGTCGCCCGCTGCGTCCAGAACGCACGCGCGGGCCGTTACCGGGCGGCCGTGCGGGACGCCTGCGTCACCGCCGCGCTGGGTCTGCTCTTCCTCGCCCTCAAGATCGCGGAGTGGGCCGGGCACATAACCGCGGGCCACACCCTGACCAGCGGCGAGTTCTTCACGCACTACTTCTTCCTCACCGCGATCCACGCCGTCCACCTGATGGTCGGACTCGTCGTCGTCGGCATCGTGGTCCGTCAGCTCGCCGATCCCCGGCGACGCGACCAGCAGGTGGTCGAGACCTGCGCCACCTACTGGCACACGGTCGACTTCCTCTGGGTCCTGATCTTCGCACTGCTCTACGTCGCGAGGTGA
- a CDS encoding polyprenyl synthetase family protein produces MTTTVPEAIERGRALTVPALRATVDRLHPRLRHVVAYHRGWVDAAGDPVPGNGGKLVRPALALLSAEAAGAPAEVGLPAAVAVELVHDFSLLHDDLMDGDTERRHRATAWTVFGADGAILAGDALLGLATQVLLEVEGEPGRRAAVILGAGVQDLVRGQAEDLLFESRSDVSVAETLHMEDGKTGALLACSASLGAVLAGAPGEVVDGLAEYGSRLGTAFQLIDDLLGIWGDPAVTGKPVLNDLRSRKKSVPVVVALEAGGNDAEELRAFLTGEGESSEAELQHIAALVERAGGRDWTTAEADRQLKACENALRSISIPASAEAELLAMARFVTERDR; encoded by the coding sequence ATGACCACAACGGTTCCGGAAGCGATCGAGCGCGGGCGCGCCCTGACGGTGCCCGCCTTGCGCGCCACGGTGGACCGGCTCCACCCCCGGCTGCGCCACGTCGTCGCCTACCACCGCGGCTGGGTTGACGCCGCAGGCGACCCGGTGCCCGGCAACGGCGGCAAGCTCGTCCGGCCCGCACTCGCCCTGCTCTCCGCCGAGGCCGCCGGTGCGCCGGCCGAGGTCGGCCTGCCGGCCGCGGTCGCGGTCGAGCTGGTGCACGACTTCTCGCTGCTGCACGACGACCTGATGGACGGCGACACCGAACGCCGCCACCGCGCCACGGCGTGGACGGTCTTTGGCGCCGACGGCGCGATCCTCGCCGGTGACGCGCTGCTCGGCCTGGCCACCCAGGTCCTGCTGGAGGTCGAGGGCGAACCGGGCCGCCGCGCCGCGGTCATCCTCGGCGCCGGCGTCCAGGACCTCGTTCGCGGGCAGGCGGAGGACCTCCTGTTCGAATCCCGCTCGGACGTCTCGGTGGCCGAGACGCTGCACATGGAGGACGGGAAGACCGGCGCGCTGCTCGCCTGCTCCGCCTCCCTCGGTGCGGTGCTCGCCGGTGCCCCCGGTGAGGTGGTGGACGGGCTGGCCGAGTACGGCTCCCGGCTCGGCACCGCGTTCCAGCTCATCGACGACCTGCTGGGCATCTGGGGCGACCCCGCGGTGACCGGCAAGCCGGTGCTGAACGACCTGCGTTCGCGCAAGAAGTCGGTGCCGGTCGTGGTGGCGCTGGAGGCCGGTGGAAACGATGCCGAAGAGCTTCGTGCCTTCCTCACCGGTGAGGGCGAGTCGTCCGAGGCCGAGCTGCAGCACATCGCCGCTCTCGTGGAGCGCGCCGGCGGCCGCGACTGGACGACGGCCGAGGCGGACCGTCAGCTCAAGGCGTGTGAGAACGCGCTGCGTTCGATCTCGATCCCGGCGTCGGCCGAGGCGGAGCTGCTGGCCATGGCGCGTTTCGTGACCGAACGAGATCGCTGA
- the hpnH gene encoding adenosyl-hopene transferase HpnH has translation MAVAWRYSLRVGTYLAKQKLLRRKHFPLVLELEPLFACNLSCTGCGKIQHPASVLKQRMSVEDALAAVEECGAPVVAIAGGEPLMHPQMHEIVNELVKRKKFVILCTNGLLLQKKLKNFTPSPYFTFVLHIDGLKDRHDAIVEKPGTFDECVAAFKAAKAAGFQVGSNSTFFNNDSPQDVIDVINFLNDELKVDQIQLSPGYAYEKAPDQEHFLAVEETRQMFSKVFGDGRRKRWRLNHSPVFLDFLEGKKELSCTAWGIPSYSLFGWQKPCYLMSDGYVSSYKELVETTDWEAYGRGKDPRCANCMAHCGYETSAVLATMGSLKESIRAARMGA, from the coding sequence GTGGCTGTCGCCTGGCGGTACTCACTCCGCGTTGGAACGTATCTGGCGAAGCAGAAGCTGCTCCGCCGGAAGCACTTTCCGCTCGTTCTGGAGCTCGAACCACTGTTCGCCTGCAACCTGTCCTGCACGGGTTGTGGCAAGATCCAGCACCCCGCATCCGTCCTGAAGCAGCGCATGAGCGTTGAGGACGCGCTGGCGGCGGTCGAGGAGTGCGGCGCTCCGGTCGTCGCCATCGCCGGCGGCGAGCCGCTGATGCACCCGCAGATGCACGAGATCGTCAACGAGCTCGTGAAGCGGAAGAAGTTCGTCATCCTCTGCACCAACGGGTTGCTGTTGCAGAAGAAGCTGAAGAACTTCACTCCGTCGCCGTACTTCACCTTCGTGCTGCACATCGACGGCCTGAAGGACCGGCACGACGCGATCGTCGAGAAGCCCGGCACTTTCGACGAGTGCGTCGCTGCCTTCAAGGCCGCGAAGGCCGCCGGCTTCCAGGTCGGCAGCAACTCGACCTTCTTCAACAACGACAGCCCGCAGGACGTCATCGACGTCATCAACTTCCTGAACGACGAGCTCAAGGTCGACCAGATCCAGCTCTCGCCGGGCTACGCCTACGAGAAGGCGCCGGACCAGGAGCACTTCCTGGCGGTCGAGGAGACCCGCCAGATGTTCTCCAAGGTCTTCGGTGACGGCCGTCGCAAGCGGTGGCGTCTGAACCACTCACCGGTGTTCCTGGACTTCCTTGAGGGGAAGAAGGAACTGTCCTGCACCGCGTGGGGAATTCCGAGCTACTCGCTCTTCGGCTGGCAGAAGCCGTGCTACCTCATGTCGGATGGCTACGTGAGCTCCTACAAGGAGCTCGTCGAGACGACCGACTGGGAGGCCTACGGCCGGGGTAAGGACCCGCGTTGCGCCAACTGCATGGCGCACTGTGGCTACGAGACCTCCGCCGTGCTGGCGACCATGGGCTCGCTCAAGGAGTCGATCCGCGCCGCGCGGATGGGCGCCTGA
- the hpnC gene encoding squalene synthase HpnC, whose translation MTAIDARTGPPRPSAPLGATDLTTPTDQVLLAASAENFPVASRLLPARLREHLNALYVFGRLVDDIGDEAPGDRLALLDELGEDLELIWSGGQPRLPVHQTLARTVRACDLPAEPFRRLVQANRQDQVVTRYDTYDDLVRYCTLSADPIGRMVLGVFGLATPARVALSDRICTALQLAEHFQDVAEDLAAGRIYVPLEDMEAFGVTEADLAAPSASPAVRHLMAFEVARARTLLDSGAPLVGLVGGRLRLAMAGFVGGGRAALDAIRRADYDMLGGAPKAPKPRVAAFAATAWARWWLPGAAATARAAGNAATEVTGPGATGLGVARAGGAAPGAARPGATGPAVTGSGEVTGTDSMGAPASAVTDVDGTEGVR comes from the coding sequence ATGACCGCAATCGACGCCCGAACCGGCCCACCGCGTCCGTCTGCCCCTCTCGGCGCGACCGACCTGACCACACCCACCGACCAGGTGCTGCTGGCCGCGTCCGCGGAGAACTTCCCGGTTGCGTCGAGGCTGCTTCCGGCACGCCTGCGGGAGCACCTGAACGCCCTCTACGTCTTCGGGCGGCTTGTCGACGACATCGGCGACGAAGCCCCCGGCGACCGCCTGGCACTGCTGGACGAGCTCGGCGAGGACCTCGAGCTGATCTGGTCGGGCGGGCAGCCGAGGCTGCCGGTGCACCAGACGCTCGCTCGGACCGTGCGGGCCTGTGACCTGCCCGCCGAGCCGTTCCGCCGGCTCGTGCAGGCGAACCGGCAGGACCAGGTGGTCACCCGCTACGACACCTACGACGACCTGGTGCGTTACTGCACGCTCTCGGCTGATCCGATCGGCCGGATGGTCCTCGGCGTCTTCGGCCTGGCGACCCCGGCCCGGGTCGCGCTGTCGGACCGGATCTGCACCGCGCTGCAGCTGGCCGAGCACTTCCAGGACGTGGCGGAGGATCTCGCCGCCGGCCGGATCTACGTGCCGCTGGAGGACATGGAGGCCTTCGGGGTGACCGAGGCCGACCTGGCGGCGCCGAGCGCGTCGCCGGCGGTGCGGCACCTGATGGCGTTCGAGGTGGCTCGGGCCAGGACCCTGCTCGACTCGGGCGCACCGCTGGTGGGTCTGGTCGGGGGCCGGCTGCGGCTGGCGATGGCCGGTTTCGTCGGCGGCGGCCGGGCCGCCCTCGACGCCATCCGGCGCGCCGACTACGACATGCTCGGCGGCGCGCCGAAGGCTCCCAAGCCCCGGGTCGCGGCCTTCGCCGCGACCGCGTGGGCGCGTTGGTGGCTGCCCGGCGCGGCAGCCACCGCCAGGGCTGCCGGGAACGCGGCCACCGAGGTCACCGGGCCAGGGGCCACCGGGCTCGGCGTCGCCCGGGCCGGTGGGGCCGCTCCCGGTGCCGCCAGGCCCGGTGCCACCGGGCCAGCAGTCACCGGATCGGGTGAGGTCACCGGAACGGACAGCATGGGTGCTCCGGCGTCCGCCGTAACAGATGTTGACGGCACCGAGGGGGTCAGATGA
- the ispH gene encoding 4-hydroxy-3-methylbut-2-enyl diphosphate reductase → MSIPAADNGGAAEHGGGARSSSSRDRDSQVTNPGPTTVTPRASIPEQAGAVPPAGGPSRAGVASPLALARWVEAPDTVSELSLPADPDAPGSGPAGAAGAKGSPVQPAPRAQRLVVAAALRLEAFAISRADLPEGTTIVRTGMGPDRAHRANRVVREARPDALAIVGLAGGLTAETRPGDVVVASELRLADGTVVATCPTAPLLAGELRRGGLRVHVGPMVSVEKVATGAARTELAATGAIAVDMESATLAPGAGDRPIAAVRVIVDTPAEPLGKLDLFRRGVTGLRTISALGPALRAWVDAVANRRLLLAEPRAFCAGVERAIEVVERALELHGAPVYVRKQIVHNTHVVADLASRGAIFVEELDEVPAGATVVFSAHGVAPAVWDQAGDRGLDVIDATCPLVEKVHAEARRFTARGDTVLLIGHSGHEEVEGTLGEVPGRIQLVESPESVKDLQVEDPERVTYLMQTTLAVDEAEEVVDALRVRFPAVVGPGSADICYATSNRQNAVRRVAAEADLVLVVGSENSSNSKRLVEVSERDGVAAHLVESVGDVQLEWLRGARTIGISAGASAPPLLVEELTAALSGLGSASVTVRSVGTESISFHLPKEVRRPLSERK, encoded by the coding sequence ATGAGCATCCCGGCAGCGGACAACGGCGGCGCGGCCGAGCACGGCGGCGGCGCGCGTTCCTCGAGCTCACGTGACCGTGACAGCCAGGTGACGAACCCGGGGCCGACCACGGTCACGCCGCGGGCGTCGATCCCCGAGCAGGCCGGTGCCGTTCCGCCGGCGGGCGGCCCGTCGCGGGCCGGCGTCGCCTCACCGCTGGCGCTCGCCCGCTGGGTCGAGGCACCGGACACCGTCTCGGAGCTGTCGCTTCCGGCGGATCCCGACGCGCCTGGATCGGGCCCGGCGGGCGCGGCGGGTGCCAAGGGGTCGCCAGTACAGCCGGCTCCGCGCGCGCAACGGCTCGTGGTCGCGGCCGCGCTCCGGCTGGAGGCCTTCGCGATCAGCCGCGCTGACCTGCCCGAGGGAACCACCATCGTGCGGACCGGGATGGGGCCGGACCGCGCGCACCGCGCGAACCGGGTGGTGCGCGAGGCTCGGCCGGACGCACTGGCGATCGTCGGTCTCGCCGGCGGGCTGACCGCCGAGACCCGGCCCGGCGACGTTGTCGTCGCCAGCGAGCTGCGCCTGGCTGACGGAACGGTGGTCGCCACCTGCCCGACAGCGCCGCTGCTCGCCGGTGAGCTGCGGCGCGGTGGCCTGCGGGTTCACGTCGGCCCGATGGTCTCGGTCGAGAAGGTGGCGACCGGCGCGGCCCGGACCGAGCTGGCCGCGACCGGGGCCATCGCGGTGGATATGGAATCCGCGACTCTCGCGCCCGGCGCGGGAGACCGGCCGATCGCGGCGGTCCGCGTGATCGTGGACACTCCCGCCGAACCGCTGGGCAAGCTGGACCTGTTCCGGCGTGGGGTGACCGGTCTGCGCACGATCAGCGCGCTCGGCCCGGCCCTGCGGGCCTGGGTCGACGCCGTGGCCAACCGCCGCCTGCTGCTCGCCGAGCCGCGCGCGTTCTGCGCCGGGGTCGAGCGGGCCATCGAGGTCGTGGAACGCGCGCTGGAACTGCACGGCGCGCCGGTCTACGTGCGCAAGCAGATCGTGCACAACACCCATGTGGTCGCCGACCTGGCCAGCCGGGGTGCGATCTTCGTCGAGGAACTGGACGAGGTCCCGGCCGGGGCCACCGTCGTGTTCTCCGCGCACGGTGTGGCACCCGCGGTCTGGGACCAGGCCGGTGACCGTGGGCTCGACGTCATCGACGCGACCTGCCCGCTGGTGGAGAAGGTGCACGCGGAGGCACGCCGGTTCACCGCCCGCGGCGACACGGTGCTGCTCATCGGGCATTCCGGCCATGAGGAGGTCGAGGGCACCCTCGGCGAGGTGCCGGGCCGGATCCAGCTGGTCGAGTCACCCGAGTCGGTCAAGGACCTGCAGGTCGAGGACCCCGAGCGGGTCACCTACCTGATGCAGACCACGCTGGCCGTGGACGAGGCGGAGGAGGTCGTGGACGCCCTGCGGGTCCGCTTCCCCGCGGTGGTCGGCCCGGGCTCGGCGGACATCTGCTACGCCACGTCCAACCGGCAGAACGCGGTGCGCCGGGTCGCGGCCGAGGCCGATCTCGTCCTGGTCGTGGGTTCGGAGAACAGCTCGAACTCCAAGCGGCTGGTCGAGGTCAGCGAGCGCGACGGGGTGGCGGCCCATCTGGTGGAGAGCGTCGGTGACGTCCAGCTGGAATGGCTGCGCGGGGCGCGCACCATCGGCATCTCGGCCGGGGCGTCGGCTCCGCCGCTGCTCGTCGAGGAGCTGACGGCCGCGTTGTCCGGGCTCGGCTCGGCCTCGGTGACGGTCCGTTCGGTGGGGACGGAGTCGATCTCCTTCCACCTGCCGAAGGAGGTCCGCCGACCGCTTTCAGAACGGAAGTGA
- the hpnD gene encoding presqualene diphosphate synthase HpnD, whose translation MSAGAPGSSTVAEAYASCEALTREAARNFSYGIRLLPAEKRGALSAVYALARRLDDIGDGDLPAEEKLAGLAKVRADIRALDTNSSDPVMVALADTARRFPIPIEAFIELTDGVESDVHGATYETFEDMVGYCRLVAGTIGRLSLGIFGVEGSAGDARAAEIADALGVALQQTNILRDVREDLLNGRIYLPSTELEKAGVTLTVDAAGRLGAPEDALVDYLRDCAVRADEWYTRGLALLGLLDRRSAACCGAMAGIYLRLNRRIRQDPTAVLERRLSLPGWEKAVVAARSLAGRSEARAA comes from the coding sequence ATGAGCGCGGGTGCACCGGGCAGTTCCACAGTTGCCGAGGCCTACGCCTCCTGCGAGGCACTGACGCGGGAGGCGGCGCGGAACTTCAGCTACGGCATCCGCCTGCTGCCCGCGGAGAAGCGCGGCGCGCTGTCGGCGGTCTACGCCCTCGCCCGCCGGCTCGACGACATCGGCGACGGCGATCTGCCGGCCGAGGAGAAGCTCGCCGGCCTGGCGAAGGTGCGCGCCGACATCCGCGCACTGGACACGAACAGCTCCGACCCGGTGATGGTCGCCCTCGCGGACACCGCGCGGCGCTTCCCCATCCCGATCGAGGCCTTCATCGAGCTCACGGACGGCGTCGAGAGCGACGTCCATGGCGCGACGTACGAGACGTTCGAGGACATGGTCGGCTACTGCCGCCTGGTCGCGGGCACGATCGGCCGGCTTTCGCTGGGGATCTTCGGCGTGGAGGGCTCGGCCGGTGACGCCCGGGCGGCCGAGATCGCCGACGCCCTCGGCGTGGCGCTGCAGCAGACCAACATCCTGCGCGATGTTCGCGAAGACCTGCTCAACGGGCGGATCTACCTGCCGTCGACCGAGCTGGAGAAGGCCGGTGTCACGCTGACGGTGGACGCCGCCGGGCGGCTCGGGGCCCCGGAGGACGCGCTGGTGGACTATCTGCGCGACTGTGCGGTCCGGGCCGACGAGTGGTACACGCGTGGCCTGGCCCTGCTCGGCCTGCTGGACCGCCGCAGCGCGGCCTGCTGCGGTGCGATGGCCGGCATCTACCTGCGGCTCAACCGGCGCATCCGGCAGGACCCGACGGCGGTCCTGGAACGCCGGCTGTCGCTGCCCGGCTGGGAGAAGGCCGTCGTGGCGGCCCGAAGCCTCGCGGGCCGATCGGAAGCCAGGGCGGCATGA
- a CDS encoding terpene cyclase/mutase family protein produces MSLTSDQSSAAPTAAHPTPQVPAPQVPAPSAAAPMEEAGPFEAGTAVLTGAPQPQPQPADAHRDPVVDTLARGRDHLLSLQADEGWWKGELETNVTMDAEDLMLRQFLGILTPATAQETGRWIRSQQLPDGGWATFYGGPSDISTTIEAYVALRLAGDDPQAPHMRSAAEWVRAAGGIAASRVFTRIWLALFGEWSWDDIPVLPAELSFLPPWFPLNIYDFACWARQTVVALTIVGSLRPVRSLGFTLDELRVPAPKPVKSPLRSWAGAFERLDVVLHRYEKRPFQPLRRLALRRAAEWVIARQEADGCWGGIQPPMVYSIMALHLMGYPLNHPVISMAFRALDRFTIREQTPDGMVRRIEACQSPVWDTALAVVALSDAGLPGDDPAMVRAGRWLADEEVRVAGDWAVRRPTLAPGGWAFEFDNDFYPDVDDTAEVVIAIHRLLGDGHGPVDHSDGSGPGSAAAAAAAAAAASAESAAAGTIAAADPGLARELRAAAERGVDWSVGMRSSNGAWGAFDADNVRTLVTKIPFCDFGEVVDPPSADVTAHMVEMLALLGRADHPMTQRAVRWLLDNQEAGGSWFGRWGVNHVYGTGAVVPALISAGVSASHPAILAAAHWLVEHQTSDGGWGEDLRSYREDSWIGRGEPTASQTAWALLALLAMEPERGSVEWESIERGVRWLCDTQRADGTWDEPQFTGTGFPWDFSINYHLYRLVFPVTALGRYVSLTGRATR; encoded by the coding sequence ATGAGCCTGACTTCGGACCAGTCCTCGGCTGCCCCAACGGCCGCGCACCCGACCCCGCAGGTTCCGGCCCCGCAGGTTCCGGCCCCGTCGGCGGCGGCGCCGATGGAGGAGGCCGGGCCGTTCGAGGCCGGCACCGCGGTGCTGACCGGCGCACCACAGCCACAGCCACAGCCCGCCGACGCCCACCGTGACCCGGTGGTCGACACCCTGGCGCGCGGACGCGACCACCTGCTCTCCCTCCAGGCCGACGAAGGCTGGTGGAAGGGCGAGCTGGAAACCAACGTCACCATGGACGCCGAGGACCTCATGCTTCGGCAGTTCCTCGGCATCCTCACGCCGGCCACGGCGCAGGAGACCGGACGCTGGATCCGTTCCCAGCAGCTCCCCGACGGCGGCTGGGCCACCTTCTACGGCGGCCCGTCCGACATCTCGACGACCATCGAGGCCTACGTCGCGCTCCGGCTCGCCGGTGACGATCCGCAGGCCCCGCACATGCGGTCCGCGGCCGAGTGGGTGCGTGCCGCCGGCGGCATCGCCGCGTCCCGGGTGTTCACCCGGATCTGGCTGGCCCTGTTCGGCGAATGGTCCTGGGACGACATCCCGGTGCTGCCCGCGGAGCTGTCCTTCCTGCCGCCCTGGTTCCCGCTGAACATCTACGACTTCGCCTGTTGGGCCCGCCAGACCGTGGTCGCGCTGACGATCGTCGGCTCGCTGCGGCCGGTGCGCTCGCTCGGCTTCACGCTGGACGAGCTGCGGGTCCCGGCTCCGAAGCCGGTGAAGTCCCCGCTGCGCAGCTGGGCCGGGGCGTTCGAGCGGCTCGACGTGGTGCTGCACCGCTACGAGAAGCGGCCCTTCCAGCCGCTGCGCCGCCTCGCGCTGCGCCGCGCGGCCGAGTGGGTGATCGCCCGGCAGGAGGCGGACGGCTGCTGGGGCGGGATCCAGCCGCCCATGGTCTACTCGATCATGGCCCTGCACCTCATGGGCTACCCGCTCAACCACCCGGTGATCTCGATGGCGTTCCGCGCCCTCGACCGGTTCACGATCCGTGAGCAGACCCCGGACGGGATGGTCCGCCGCATCGAGGCGTGCCAGTCACCGGTCTGGGACACCGCGCTCGCGGTCGTCGCGCTGTCCGACGCCGGCCTGCCCGGCGACGACCCGGCCATGGTGCGGGCTGGTCGCTGGCTCGCGGACGAGGAGGTCCGGGTCGCCGGTGACTGGGCGGTGCGCCGCCCCACCCTCGCCCCGGGCGGCTGGGCCTTCGAGTTCGACAACGACTTCTACCCGGACGTCGACGACACCGCCGAGGTGGTCATCGCCATCCACCGCCTGCTCGGGGACGGGCACGGCCCGGTGGATCACTCCGACGGCTCCGGGCCCGGATCGGCGGCAGCGGCCGCGGCCGCCGCGGCGGCGGCTTCGGCCGAGTCCGCCGCGGCCGGCACCATCGCCGCCGCCGACCCGGGGCTCGCCCGTGAGCTGCGTGCCGCCGCGGAGCGGGGCGTCGACTGGTCGGTGGGGATGCGCTCGTCGAACGGAGCCTGGGGCGCCTTCGACGCGGACAACGTCCGCACCCTGGTCACGAAGATCCCGTTCTGTGACTTCGGTGAGGTCGTCGACCCGCCGTCGGCGGACGTCACGGCGCACATGGTCGAGATGCTCGCGCTGCTCGGCCGGGCCGATCACCCGATGACCCAGCGGGCCGTCCGGTGGCTGCTGGACAACCAGGAGGCCGGCGGATCCTGGTTCGGCCGCTGGGGCGTCAACCACGTGTACGGCACGGGTGCCGTGGTGCCGGCGCTGATCTCCGCGGGAGTCAGCGCGAGCCACCCGGCGATCCTCGCGGCCGCGCACTGGCTGGTCGAGCACCAGACATCCGACGGTGGCTGGGGCGAGGACCTGCGCTCCTACCGCGAGGACTCGTGGATCGGACGCGGCGAGCCGACCGCCTCGCAGACCGCCTGGGCGCTGCTGGCGCTGCTGGCCATGGAGCCGGAGCGCGGCAGCGTCGAGTGGGAGTCGATCGAGCGTGGCGTCCGCTGGCTGTGCGACACGCAGCGCGCGGACGGCACCTGGGACGAGCCGCAGTTCACCGGGACGGGCTTCCCCTGGGACTTCTCCATCAACTACCACCTGTACCGGCTGGTCTTCCCGGTGACAGCCCTCGGCCGGTACGTGAGCCTCACCGGGAGGGCGACGCGATGA
- a CDS encoding cytochrome C oxidase subunit IV family protein has protein sequence MLSASNKRLFAAWIVLSAITAAYLWIDHSADDHGTPIASTSATVGAIVLALVKVRIIMREFMEVRHAPRLLCRLTDLWVVLMAAGLLGMYFAGKAVA, from the coding sequence GTGCTCAGCGCATCGAACAAGAGGCTTTTCGCCGCCTGGATCGTCCTGTCGGCCATCACGGCCGCCTACCTGTGGATCGATCATTCCGCGGACGATCACGGCACCCCGATCGCGAGCACCTCGGCCACGGTCGGCGCGATCGTCCTCGCCCTGGTCAAGGTTCGCATCATCATGCGTGAGTTCATGGAGGTCCGGCACGCGCCGCGCCTGCTGTGCCGGCTCACCGATCTGTGGGTGGTGCTCATGGCGGCCGGGTTGCTCGGCATGTACTTCGCGGGCAAAGCCGTCGCCTAG
- the hpnE gene encoding hydroxysqualene dehydroxylase HpnE, which translates to MSAQGDTPPAHWSEDAGSLGAHAGTEQGRSEGQGRSEGQSRDAGRGRVVVIGGGLAGIAAALVAADEGARPVLLEGRPRLGGQTTSFQRKFQDGSLWIDTGQHVFMRCCTAYRGLLARLGVTHLTTLQQRLDVEVLIAGSLTRTRLRRTRVPLPAPLHLAPALLGYRALPLADRLRAALAAFQIGRLNQRDPKVDGDSFGGWLQRHGQSAAATEALWELLTVATLNAPAAEASLGLAAKVVRTGLLDGADAGDLGWPEAPLQQLHGDAAVRALTAAGGTVRTGTKARAIVRTSTGWEVTLDGGEVLRADGVVLAVPPPAAADLLPEGSGVDRARLRELGVSPIINIHMIYDRPVLDSPMLAVVGSPIQWIFDRTVSSGLAKVGPPGAQYLALSQSAAQEWIDQPANDLRALFVEEMRRLFPAAREAELLEVFVTRERTATFDQAPGSLRLRPDQATALPGFALAGTWTDTGWPATMEGAVRSGIAAARETLAGMGVSGSTLPAADHVPPTARSESQGSESQGGESHDSASQGEVPTQSMAAADSSTAHTATTQKVTSKSTGGFPV; encoded by the coding sequence ATGAGCGCACAGGGGGACACGCCACCGGCCCACTGGTCGGAGGACGCGGGCTCGCTCGGCGCCCACGCCGGCACCGAGCAGGGCCGGTCGGAGGGGCAGGGCCGGTCGGAGGGGCAGAGCCGGGACGCGGGGCGGGGCCGGGTCGTCGTCATCGGCGGCGGGCTCGCCGGTATCGCGGCGGCGCTGGTCGCCGCGGACGAGGGCGCCCGGCCGGTGCTGCTGGAGGGCCGGCCGCGCCTGGGCGGCCAGACCACGTCGTTCCAGCGCAAGTTCCAGGACGGCTCGCTGTGGATCGACACCGGCCAGCACGTCTTCATGCGGTGCTGCACCGCCTATCGCGGGCTGCTGGCCCGGCTCGGCGTCACCCACCTGACCACCCTGCAGCAGCGGCTGGACGTCGAGGTGCTGATCGCGGGCTCGCTGACCCGGACCAGGCTGCGCCGGACGCGGGTGCCGCTGCCCGCGCCGCTGCACCTCGCGCCGGCGCTGCTGGGATACCGGGCGCTGCCGCTCGCCGACCGCCTCCGGGCCGCGCTGGCCGCGTTCCAGATCGGTCGGTTGAACCAGCGCGACCCGAAGGTGGACGGAGACTCGTTCGGCGGATGGCTTCAGCGGCACGGCCAGAGCGCCGCGGCCACCGAGGCGCTGTGGGAGCTGCTCACTGTCGCGACCCTGAACGCCCCGGCCGCCGAGGCGTCGCTTGGCCTGGCCGCCAAGGTGGTCCGCACCGGTCTGCTCGACGGGGCCGATGCGGGTGACCTGGGCTGGCCTGAAGCCCCGTTGCAGCAGCTCCACGGCGACGCGGCCGTGCGCGCGCTGACGGCCGCGGGCGGCACCGTGCGGACGGGCACCAAGGCCAGGGCCATCGTCCGCACCTCCACCGGCTGGGAGGTCACCCTCGACGGGGGAGAGGTCCTGCGGGCGGACGGGGTGGTGCTCGCCGTGCCGCCGCCGGCCGCCGCCGATCTGCTCCCGGAGGGCTCGGGCGTCGACCGGGCCCGGCTGCGTGAGCTGGGTGTCTCGCCCATCATCAACATTCACATGATCTACGACCGGCCGGTGCTGGACAGTCCGATGCTCGCCGTGGTCGGCTCACCCATCCAGTGGATCTTCGACCGGACGGTCTCCTCCGGGCTGGCGAAGGTGGGGCCGCCCGGGGCGCAGTACCTGGCGCTGTCCCAGTCGGCGGCGCAGGAGTGGATCGACCAGCCCGCCAATGATCTGCGGGCGCTGTTCGTCGAGGAGATGCGCCGGCTGTTCCCGGCCGCGCGCGAGGCGGAGCTGCTCGAGGTCTTCGTGACCAGGGAACGCACCGCGACCTTCGACCAGGCGCCCGGCTCGCTGCGGTTGCGCCCGGATCAGGCGACCGCTCTGCCCGGATTCGCGCTCGCGGGCACCTGGACGGACACCGGCTGGCCGGCGACCATGGAAGGTGCCGTGCGTAGCGGAATCGCTGCTGCCCGTGAGACGCTCGCCGGCATGGGGGTATCGGGGAGCACACTGCCCGCGGCCGATCACGTTCCGCCCACGGCGAGGAGTGAGTCGCAGGGCAGTGAGTCGCAGGGCGGCGAGTCGCACGACAGTGCGTCGCAGGGCGAGGTGCCGACCCAGTCCATGGCAGCAGCTGACTCGTCGACAGCACACACAGCGACGACCCAGAAAGTGACATCCAAGTCCACGGGGGGATTCCCGGTATGA